A DNA window from Haloferax volcanii DS2 contains the following coding sequences:
- a CDS encoding enolase C-terminal domain-like protein, with the protein MEISDIRTIRFSCASHIDPDEKGHGHPGEPRESTRTITHVVVDGGPDGYCRGGHEAANEFAKKHLVGENPLYREKLWQLLCRAERLNKGTLTDKRVAPIDCALWDIAGKDAGLPVYQLIGAARDSVPAYGSTMVGDDDPDGLGSPEAYADFAEELVAEGYQAVKLHTWMPPFGDDPEQDIAACRAVRERVGDGIDLMLDAHHFYSRSEAKKIGKALEDLDFRWIEEPMDEHSMSSYEWLSNELDIAVVGPETAEGRMHTRAEWIKRDIADIIRVGVYDVGGLTPALKAVGLCESFNIECEIHGRDAPNLQLLGTMAFPGRYYERGLLHPKHDYETYFPGLEHPPDEIDDNGVVELPKTPGLGYAFDWDYIDANRVA; encoded by the coding sequence ATGGAGATCAGCGACATCCGTACCATCCGGTTCAGCTGTGCGTCCCACATCGACCCCGACGAGAAGGGTCACGGCCACCCCGGCGAGCCGAGGGAGTCGACGCGGACCATCACCCACGTCGTCGTCGACGGCGGCCCCGACGGCTACTGCCGCGGCGGCCACGAGGCGGCCAACGAGTTCGCCAAGAAGCACCTCGTCGGCGAGAACCCGCTGTACCGCGAGAAGCTCTGGCAACTGCTCTGTCGGGCCGAGCGACTGAACAAGGGAACGCTCACCGACAAGCGCGTCGCGCCCATCGACTGCGCGCTCTGGGACATCGCCGGCAAGGACGCCGGCCTCCCGGTCTACCAACTCATCGGCGCGGCCCGTGACTCGGTCCCGGCGTACGGCAGTACGATGGTCGGTGACGACGACCCCGACGGACTCGGCTCGCCCGAGGCGTACGCAGACTTCGCCGAGGAACTCGTCGCGGAGGGGTATCAGGCCGTCAAACTCCACACGTGGATGCCGCCGTTCGGTGACGACCCCGAACAGGACATCGCCGCCTGCCGGGCGGTCCGCGAGCGCGTCGGCGACGGCATCGACCTCATGCTCGACGCCCACCACTTTTACAGCCGGAGCGAGGCCAAGAAAATCGGGAAGGCGCTCGAAGACCTCGACTTCCGCTGGATAGAAGAGCCGATGGACGAACACTCGATGTCCTCCTACGAGTGGCTCTCGAACGAACTCGATATCGCCGTCGTCGGCCCCGAGACCGCCGAGGGTCGGATGCACACCCGCGCCGAGTGGATTAAGCGGGACATCGCAGATATCATCCGCGTCGGCGTCTACGACGTTGGCGGCCTCACGCCGGCGTTGAAGGCGGTCGGCCTCTGCGAGTCGTTCAACATCGAGTGCGAGATTCACGGCCGCGACGCGCCGAACCTCCAACTACTCGGGACGATGGCGTTCCCCGGCCGGTACTACGAGCGCGGCCTCCTGCACCCGAAGCACGACTACGAGACGTACTTCCCCGGTCTCGAACACCCGCCGGACGAAATCGACGACAACGGCGTGGTCGAACTGCCGAAGACGCCCGGCCTCGGCTACGCGTTCGACTGGGACTACATCGACGCCAACCGCGTCGCGTAA
- a CDS encoding glycoside hydrolase family 28 protein — translation MPPAASAFDVTAYADETADLQTEAFQTAIDDCSESGGGTVTVPSGPYTVGTVHLRSDVTLYLEAGAVVSPAKDESEFTDKFIGPDNERIFFLAEDVENVTIAGEGEFDGLGTEFMRMDTPIQGHSNESASHPLISNGPHEARQGDAYLSRTSGTDGWPVAKPDFRPGPMFRFNNCTNVRVRDVTIRDMPAWTLSFHGTEEVDIRGVDILNHLLIPNCDGIALGDTKNVHISDCTIQSCDDSITFGARPDEPTTCEGIVVTNCTLRSSACAIKFGSGTDDTIRDCLFQNIVVQESNRGLGIQHRDSGVVENVLFTDIVVNSNMLPGPWWGKGEPIYVTSVPRDGDTDLGGIRNVRFSNIVARSENGALVYGSADADIETIEFDNVRIDLAGSEHADEVGGNFDLQPSSVVTPIFANDIAGVHVENARDVTMRDVTVEWDDDGDLPDYYRSGLACEDVDGLLVDGFVGRQAHRDDDAAAISVSDTTDITVRNSRATEGTGTFLSLSDTADERLFVNNDLIDAADAGDVASFERSGNALPR, via the coding sequence ATGCCACCCGCAGCGAGTGCCTTCGACGTGACAGCCTACGCCGACGAGACGGCCGACCTCCAGACCGAGGCGTTCCAGACGGCCATCGACGACTGCTCGGAGTCCGGCGGCGGGACCGTCACCGTCCCCAGCGGGCCGTACACCGTCGGAACCGTCCATCTCCGAAGCGACGTGACGCTCTATCTGGAAGCCGGCGCGGTCGTCAGCCCCGCGAAAGACGAGTCGGAGTTCACGGACAAGTTCATCGGCCCCGACAACGAGCGCATCTTCTTCCTCGCCGAGGACGTGGAGAACGTCACCATCGCCGGCGAGGGCGAGTTCGACGGCCTCGGAACCGAGTTCATGCGGATGGACACGCCCATTCAGGGCCACTCCAACGAGAGCGCGTCCCACCCGCTCATCTCGAACGGTCCCCACGAGGCGCGGCAGGGCGACGCCTATCTCTCGCGGACGAGTGGGACGGACGGTTGGCCCGTCGCCAAACCCGACTTCCGGCCCGGGCCGATGTTCCGGTTCAACAACTGCACGAACGTCCGCGTCCGCGACGTGACCATCCGCGACATGCCCGCGTGGACGCTGTCGTTCCATGGAACCGAGGAGGTCGATATCCGCGGCGTCGACATCCTCAACCACCTGCTCATCCCGAACTGCGACGGCATCGCGCTCGGCGACACGAAGAACGTCCACATCTCCGACTGCACCATCCAGTCGTGCGACGACAGCATCACCTTCGGCGCGCGCCCCGACGAGCCGACGACCTGCGAGGGCATCGTCGTGACGAACTGCACGCTCCGGTCGAGCGCCTGCGCCATCAAGTTCGGCTCGGGCACCGACGACACGATTCGCGACTGCCTGTTCCAGAACATCGTCGTGCAGGAATCGAACCGCGGCCTCGGCATCCAGCACCGCGACTCGGGCGTCGTCGAGAACGTGCTTTTCACCGACATCGTCGTCAACTCCAACATGCTCCCCGGCCCGTGGTGGGGCAAAGGCGAGCCCATCTACGTCACGTCGGTCCCGCGGGACGGCGACACCGACCTCGGCGGGATTCGGAACGTGCGCTTCTCGAACATCGTCGCGCGCAGCGAGAACGGCGCGCTCGTCTACGGCTCCGCGGACGCCGATATCGAGACCATCGAGTTCGACAACGTCCGCATCGACCTCGCCGGAAGCGAGCACGCCGACGAGGTGGGCGGTAACTTCGACCTCCAGCCGAGTTCGGTCGTCACGCCCATCTTCGCCAACGACATCGCCGGCGTCCACGTCGAGAACGCCCGCGACGTGACGATGCGCGACGTGACCGTCGAGTGGGACGACGACGGCGACCTGCCCGACTACTACCGGAGCGGACTGGCCTGCGAGGACGTGGACGGCCTGCTGGTCGACGGCTTCGTCGGCCGACAGGCCCACCGCGACGACGACGCGGCGGCGATTTCGGTCTCCGACACGACGGACATCACGGTTCGGAACTCGCGGGCGACCGAGGGAACGGGAACGTTCCTCTCGCTGTCGGACACGGCCGACGAGCGCCTGTTCGTCAACAACGACCTCATCGACGCCGCCGACGCCGGCGACGTGGCGTCGTTCGAGCGGTCGGGGAACGCCCTCCCGCGGTAA
- a CDS encoding ABC transporter ATP-binding protein translates to MRTSNQNDSDPDQDVVFEVRDLEVTFGTNRGESRVVRNVDFDIYRNETLGMVGESGSGKSMTSSALMNAVVSPGETSGEVTYYPPDGGEPISVLDLDEEELRKFRWGEVAMVFQGAMSSFNPVKKVRGHFRETLEDHNRDVEAGLDRARKILGDLYLDPDRVLDSYPYELSGGMKQRALVALALILEPEVLVMDEPTAALDLLMQRSIVSLLKELKAEYDLTIIFITHDLPLLTKLADRLVVMYAFDIVEIGSTEEILYDAAHPYTRSLLNATPDLNAPIEEMQSISGSKPDPVTNIPGCSYRPRCPMADESCAEAEPPMADRGGGHRTACFYHDDVSDEIPIPAMEAAEEGGEAE, encoded by the coding sequence ATGCGAACGTCGAATCAGAACGACTCGGACCCCGACCAAGACGTCGTGTTCGAAGTCCGCGACCTGGAGGTCACCTTCGGGACCAACCGAGGCGAATCGAGAGTCGTCCGCAACGTCGACTTCGACATCTACCGCAACGAGACGCTCGGGATGGTCGGCGAAAGCGGCAGCGGCAAGTCGATGACGTCGTCCGCGTTGATGAACGCGGTCGTCAGTCCGGGCGAGACCTCCGGCGAGGTCACCTACTACCCGCCCGACGGCGGCGAGCCGATTTCCGTGCTCGACCTCGACGAGGAAGAGCTGCGGAAGTTCCGCTGGGGCGAAGTCGCCATGGTGTTCCAAGGTGCGATGAGCTCGTTCAACCCCGTCAAGAAGGTCCGCGGCCACTTCAGGGAGACCCTCGAAGACCACAACCGCGACGTGGAGGCGGGGCTCGACCGCGCCCGCAAGATTCTGGGCGACCTCTACTTAGACCCCGACCGCGTCCTCGACTCGTACCCCTACGAGCTCTCGGGCGGGATGAAACAGCGCGCGCTCGTCGCGCTCGCGCTCATCCTCGAACCGGAGGTGCTCGTGATGGACGAGCCGACCGCCGCGCTCGACCTCCTGATGCAGCGCTCTATCGTCTCGCTGCTCAAGGAGCTCAAAGCGGAGTACGACCTGACGATTATCTTCATCACCCACGACCTGCCGCTTCTCACCAAGCTCGCGGACCGGCTCGTCGTGATGTACGCGTTCGACATCGTCGAAATCGGCTCGACCGAGGAGATACTGTACGACGCCGCGCACCCCTACACGCGGTCGCTCCTCAACGCGACGCCGGACCTGAACGCCCCCATCGAGGAGATGCAGTCCATCTCGGGGTCGAAGCCCGACCCGGTGACCAACATCCCCGGCTGTTCGTACCGGCCGCGGTGCCCGATGGCCGACGAGTCTTGCGCGGAGGCGGAGCCACCGATGGCGGACCGCGGCGGCGGCCACCGAACCGCGTGTTTCTACCACGACGACGTGTCCGACGAGATTCCGATTCCCGCGATGGAAGCGGCCGAAGAGGGCGGTGAGGCCGAATGA
- a CDS encoding sulfatase family protein — MSDARPNVLFVMTDQQRSDTIRALGNSRIHTPNIDRLVDRGVSFTNAYSPDPICIPARHTIRTGCEAVSTGYLGNEKRDARHLEDRCGPFLARSMRERGYRTFLVGKYHAHPRDIDLGYDHHLSFEAFREETGHEVKTTARQGAMVHLPQQNRLPPDDNYEAWMTDRAVDLVGRDTDEPFFGLVSYEPPHPPFAPSPPFDRMYDPERLENPVKGDLETDHMDEKIPAQNHHFWTTREGGIDDTTVRVIKEYYYGMISEVDRRIGRLLDAVEARDDADNTLICFFSDHGELLGDHRGWEKSSFFESSCRVPFLVSWPAELPAGERRDDLVSLTDLFGIATTAADDQELRDGVDVLGTIRGDAESRERLFGYHRTPRLPPNFTGMVREGRWKYVFMRNGGREQLFDLAADPNELDECAADNPEVVAELRDALAAKLADAGADEFVENGTLRRAPYQEIDMGRLVREPYPEEPADALD; from the coding sequence GTGAGTGATGCTCGCCCAAACGTCCTGTTCGTGATGACTGACCAGCAGCGGTCGGACACGATTCGGGCGCTCGGAAACAGTCGAATCCACACCCCGAACATCGACCGCCTCGTCGACCGCGGCGTCTCGTTCACCAACGCCTACTCGCCGGACCCGATCTGCATCCCGGCGCGGCACACGATTCGAACCGGCTGTGAGGCCGTCTCGACGGGCTACCTCGGGAACGAAAAGCGCGACGCGCGACACCTCGAAGACCGGTGCGGCCCCTTCCTCGCCCGGAGCATGCGCGAGCGGGGCTACCGGACGTTCCTCGTCGGAAAGTACCACGCCCACCCCCGCGACATCGACCTCGGCTACGACCACCACCTGAGTTTCGAGGCGTTCCGCGAGGAGACCGGCCACGAGGTCAAGACGACCGCCCGGCAGGGCGCGATGGTCCATCTCCCCCAGCAGAACCGACTCCCGCCGGACGACAATTACGAGGCGTGGATGACCGACCGCGCGGTGGATCTCGTCGGCCGCGACACCGACGAGCCGTTTTTCGGCCTCGTCTCGTACGAGCCGCCGCACCCGCCGTTCGCGCCGTCGCCGCCCTTCGACCGGATGTACGACCCCGAACGGCTCGAAAACCCGGTGAAAGGCGACCTCGAAACCGACCACATGGACGAGAAGATCCCCGCCCAGAACCACCACTTCTGGACGACCCGCGAGGGCGGCATCGACGACACCACCGTCCGGGTCATCAAGGAGTACTACTACGGGATGATTTCCGAGGTCGACCGCCGCATCGGTCGCCTGCTCGACGCGGTCGAGGCCCGCGACGACGCCGACAACACCCTCATCTGCTTCTTCTCGGACCACGGCGAACTCCTCGGTGACCATCGCGGCTGGGAGAAGTCGTCGTTCTTCGAGTCGTCGTGTCGCGTCCCGTTTCTCGTGAGTTGGCCCGCGGAGCTTCCGGCCGGCGAGCGCCGCGACGACCTCGTGTCGCTCACCGACCTGTTCGGCATCGCGACGACCGCCGCGGACGACCAGGAACTCCGCGATGGCGTCGACGTGCTCGGGACGATTCGGGGCGACGCGGAGTCCCGCGAGCGACTGTTCGGCTACCACCGGACGCCGCGGCTCCCGCCGAACTTCACCGGGATGGTCCGCGAGGGCCGCTGGAAGTACGTGTTCATGCGCAACGGCGGCCGCGAACAACTGTTCGACCTCGCGGCCGACCCGAACGAACTCGACGAGTGCGCCGCCGACAACCCCGAGGTCGTCGCCGAACTCCGCGACGCGCTGGCGGCGAAGCTGGCCGACGCGGGCGCGGACGAGTTCGTCGAGAACGGGACGCTCCGGCGCGCGCCGTACCAGGAAATCGACATGGGCCGACTCGTCCGCGAGCCGTACCCCGAGGAGCCGGCGGACGCGCTGGACTGA
- a CDS encoding GlcG/HbpS family heme-binding protein, which yields MVQELTLAEAKTILDAMEEKAEELGVPLNLAVTNSEGNLLGFRRMDGAKLVASNIAQNKAYTAAAVKKPTHELKEGAEPGGDVYGLHTTDNGRVVVFGGGFPVEHDGVVVGAVGASGGAVSEDMEASQAGLDAFEPLR from the coding sequence ATGGTACAAGAGCTGACGCTAGCCGAAGCCAAGACGATTCTCGACGCGATGGAGGAGAAAGCCGAGGAACTCGGCGTTCCGCTGAACCTCGCGGTGACGAACAGCGAGGGGAACCTCCTCGGCTTCCGCCGGATGGACGGTGCGAAGCTCGTCGCGAGTAACATCGCACAGAACAAGGCCTACACCGCGGCCGCGGTGAAGAAGCCCACCCACGAACTGAAGGAAGGAGCCGAACCCGGCGGCGACGTGTACGGCCTCCACACCACCGATAACGGTCGCGTCGTCGTCTTCGGCGGCGGGTTCCCGGTCGAACACGACGGCGTCGTCGTCGGCGCGGTCGGCGCGAGCGGCGGCGCGGTGTCCGAAGACATGGAAGCGTCCCAAGCGGGGCTCGACGCGTTCGAACCGCTCCGCTGA
- a CDS encoding ABC transporter permease has protein sequence MSEAHSDTFDLKDLYEEDIDPDPESGADRAKRFLEMNVIAPARIAADDWRALVGGAILAFFVLMGTVGVWLVERPTSGDAPVLAAPFESLAYPLGTDVFGQPIHAQLIHATPGMFKMIFAGAVVSVGFAALVGVVAGFEHGTRIDSFLMTVTDVVITIPGLPLIIVITAIFQPENPYIVGVFLGIDNWPGLARTVRSQVLSIREESYVEASEIMGIPLSSILRRDILSQLMPYVMINGALTSRRIIFESVGLYFLGILPFTTFNWGVMMNLAYEGNALTRPDMLPWMVAPMVCIFLLSFGLVLLSQGLDSLFNVRLRARHANTSKKGTSKNNQSQATGGD, from the coding sequence ATGAGTGAAGCACATTCCGACACGTTCGACCTGAAAGACCTCTACGAGGAGGACATCGACCCGGACCCCGAATCGGGTGCCGACCGCGCAAAGCGATTCCTCGAAATGAACGTTATCGCACCCGCGCGCATCGCGGCCGACGACTGGCGCGCGCTCGTCGGCGGCGCGATTCTCGCCTTTTTCGTCCTCATGGGCACCGTCGGCGTCTGGCTCGTCGAGCGACCGACGAGCGGTGACGCGCCCGTCCTCGCCGCGCCGTTCGAATCGCTGGCGTACCCGCTCGGCACCGACGTGTTCGGCCAGCCGATTCACGCCCAGCTCATCCACGCGACGCCGGGCATGTTCAAGATGATATTCGCGGGCGCGGTCGTGAGCGTCGGCTTCGCCGCTCTCGTGGGCGTCGTCGCCGGCTTCGAACACGGCACGCGCATCGACTCGTTCCTGATGACCGTCACCGACGTGGTCATCACGATTCCGGGTCTGCCGCTCATCATCGTCATCACGGCCATCTTCCAGCCAGAAAACCCCTACATCGTCGGAGTGTTCCTCGGCATCGACAACTGGCCGGGGCTGGCGCGGACCGTCCGCTCGCAGGTGCTGAGCATCCGCGAGGAGTCCTACGTCGAGGCGTCCGAAATCATGGGCATCCCGCTGTCGTCGATTCTCCGGCGGGACATCCTCTCGCAGCTCATGCCGTACGTGATGATAAACGGGGCGCTCACCTCGCGGCGCATCATCTTCGAGTCCGTGGGGTTGTACTTCCTCGGCATCCTGCCGTTCACCACGTTCAACTGGGGCGTCATGATGAACCTCGCGTACGAGGGCAACGCGCTCACCCGCCCGGACATGCTCCCGTGGATGGTCGCGCCCATGGTCTGTATCTTCCTGCTGTCGTTCGGGCTCGTCCTCCTGTCGCAGGGGCTCGACAGCCTGTTCAACGTCCGCCTCCGGGCGCGCCACGCGAACACCTCGAAGAAAGGCACCTCGAAGAACAACCAATCGCAGGCGACCGGCGGGGACTGA
- a CDS encoding ABC transporter ATP-binding protein: protein MSVDNSILSVDDVSVHFTDSSGFLGLFGERQTVRAVDGISLDIGENDVVTLIGESGCGKSTLGKAIIGAQEPTHGSITYRGQDIWEAKNSRDPDIPFSEIRRSLQIIHQDPGSALNPNQRILTSLMLPLKKWNPSLGEEERRKRIYALFERVGLTPAEDFVERFPHQLSGGEKQRVVLVRSLLLNPDVILADEAISALDVSLRVEMMDLMLELQDLFNTSYVFISHDLSNARYIAEKSGGRIAVMYLGRIVEVGPIEQVIGDPQHPYTQALKWATPNLYEGDEDDDLPIRKIDIPDPTNRPSGCHFHPRCPKAREVCETNDPGAFEDETGHAARCFRADEDHEYWDSPSIVDD, encoded by the coding sequence ATGAGCGTCGATAACTCCATCCTCTCGGTGGACGACGTATCGGTCCACTTCACGGACAGCAGCGGCTTCCTCGGCCTGTTCGGCGAGCGACAGACGGTCCGCGCCGTCGACGGCATCTCGCTCGACATCGGGGAAAACGACGTGGTCACGCTCATCGGCGAGTCCGGCTGCGGTAAGTCGACGCTCGGAAAGGCCATCATCGGCGCGCAGGAGCCGACCCACGGCTCGATTACCTACCGCGGACAGGATATCTGGGAGGCGAAAAACAGCCGCGACCCGGACATCCCGTTCTCGGAGATTCGGCGGTCGCTCCAGATTATCCACCAGGACCCCGGCAGCGCGCTGAATCCGAACCAGCGCATCCTCACCTCGCTGATGCTCCCCCTGAAAAAGTGGAACCCGAGTCTCGGCGAGGAGGAGCGCCGAAAGCGCATCTACGCGCTCTTCGAACGCGTCGGGCTCACGCCCGCCGAGGACTTCGTCGAGCGGTTCCCCCACCAGCTCTCGGGCGGCGAGAAACAGCGCGTCGTGTTGGTTCGGTCGCTGCTTTTGAACCCGGACGTCATCCTCGCCGACGAGGCCATCAGCGCCCTCGACGTGAGCCTCCGGGTGGAGATGATGGACCTGATGCTCGAACTGCAAGACCTGTTCAACACCTCCTACGTCTTCATCAGCCACGACCTCTCGAACGCCCGGTACATCGCCGAGAAGTCCGGCGGCCGCATCGCCGTCATGTACCTCGGCCGCATCGTCGAAGTCGGGCCGATAGAGCAGGTCATCGGTGACCCTCAGCACCCCTACACGCAGGCGCTGAAGTGGGCGACCCCGAACCTCTACGAAGGAGACGAGGACGACGACCTTCCGATTCGGAAAATCGACATCCCCGACCCGACGAACCGGCCCAGCGGCTGTCACTTCCACCCGCGCTGTCCGAAGGCGCGCGAGGTCTGTGAGACGAACGACCCGGGCGCGTTCGAAGACGAGACCGGCCACGCCGCGCGGTGTTTCCGCGCCGACGAAGACCACGAGTACTGGGACAGTCCGAGCATCGTCGACGACTGA